In Pyrus communis chromosome 1, drPyrComm1.1, whole genome shotgun sequence, the following are encoded in one genomic region:
- the LOC137731408 gene encoding uncharacterized protein has translation MTSNQEQQSRKPAEGEAKGKVEEGLPMKDSPYLQYDNLEDYKRQAYGTEGHQKVEPGRGAGSTEAPTVSGATVSSQGMMDDVDYSMPVGVGTTPAFFLK, from the exons ATGACGAGCAACCAAGAGCAGCAGAGCAGAAAGCCAGCTGAGGGCGAAGCAAAAGGGAAGGTGGAGGAAGGGCTGCCGATGAAGGACAGTCCGTACCTGCAGTATGATAACCTGGAGGATTACAAGCGCCAGGCATACGGAACAGAAGGCCACCAAAAGGTGGAGCCAGGGCGAGGTGCTGGCTCCACCGAAGCCCCCACAGTTTCCGGCGCCACTGTCTCCTCTCAGG GGATGATGGATGATGTTGATTATTCGATGCCCGTAGGCGTAGGGACGACTCCGGCATTTTTCTTAAAATGA
- the LOC137733607 gene encoding subtilisin-like protease SBT1.7, which yields MVSHSLLNTGSEEYTVTEISAAKLNRMAIMSTSFVLLLLLALCRFSTAAAAADNTDFSHPKTTPSTYIVHMAKSQMPASFEHHTHWYDSSLKSVSDSAEMLYTYTSAIHGFSTRLTPEQAASLSSQPGVLSVLPELKYELHTTRTPEFLGLGQTTETMPQSDSAGDVIIGVLDTGVWPESKSFDDTGFGPVPSSWNGTCESGTNFNSSNCNRKLIGARYFAKGYEATLGPIEESKESKSPRDDDGHGTHTATTAAGSFVSGASLLGYAPGTARGMAPHARIAAYKVCWVGGCFSSDILAAMDKAIDDNVNVLSMSLGGGNSDYFRDSVAMGAFSAMEKGILISCSAGNAGPSAYSLSNSAPWITTVGAGTLDRDFPAFVSLGNGKNFSGVSLYRGNSNSMPSALTPFIYAGNASNATSGNLCMMGTLSPEQVKGKIVMCDRGVNARVQKGAVVKAAGGLGMILANTAANGEELVADAHLLPATSVGQRNSDVIKSYLFSDPNPTATILFEGTKVGVQPSPVVAAFSSRGPNSITADILKPDIVAPGVNILAGWSGAAGPTGLAIDARRVAFNIISGTSMSCPHVSGLAALLKGAHPEWSPAAIRSALMTTAYTAYKNGQKLQDVATGKPSTPFDHGAGHVDPISALNPGLVYDITVDDYLNFLCALNYSASEISSLAKRSYTCDEKRRYSVRNLNYPSFAVNFEDRTTSTNVAKYTRTVTNVGPAGTYKATVTSDNPSVKITVEPDTLSFGQVNEKKAYTVTFSASGSAPLNANSFGRLEWSDGKHVVGSPIGMSWN from the coding sequence ATGGTCTCTCACTCCCTTCTAAACACAGGGAGTGAAGAATATACAGTGACTGAGATTTCAGCTGCTAAGCTGAACAGAATGGCCATTATGTCTACCTCTTTTGTGCTTCTTCTCCTTCTGGCTCTCTGCCGATTCTCCACTGCAGCGGCGGCGGCGGACAATACCGATTTCTCCCACCCCAAAACCACGCCTTCTACTTACATCGTCCACATGGCCAAATCCCAAATGCCCGCGAGTTTCGAGCATCACACCCACTGGTACGATTCGTCGCTCAAATCCGTCTCCGACTCGGCCGAAATGCTCTACACTTACACCTCTGCCATCCACGGCTTCTCCACCAGGCTGACGCCGGAGCAGGCAGCGTCGCTCAGTTCACAACCCGGAGTACTCTCCGTGCTTCCTGAACTCAAGTACGAGCTCCACACGACTCGGACCCCCGAGTTCCTCGGACTCGGCCAGACCACCGAGACAATGCCCCAGTCAGACTCGGCCGGTGACGTCATCATCGGAGTACTGGACACCGGCGTCTGGCCCGAGAGCAAGAGCTTCGATGACACCGGATTCGGACCCGTGCCCTCCTCCTGGAATGGCACGTGCGAATCTGGAACCAACTTCAACTCCTCCAATTGTAACCGCAAACTAATCGGCGCCAGGTACTTCGCCAAAGGCTACGAGGCCACGCTGGGCCCCATCGAGGAGTCCAAAGAATCCAAATCCCCGCGCGACGACGACGGCCACGGCACTCACACCGCGACAACCGCCGCTGGTTCCTTTGTCTCCGGCGCGAGTCTATTAGGGTACGCGCCAGGAACCGCCCGTGGGATGGCCCCGCACGCCAGAATCGCCGCCTATAAGGTGTGCTGGGTCGGCGGCTGTTTCAGCTCCGACATTCTTGCCGCCATGGACAAAGCAATCGACGACAACGTCAATGTCCTCTCGATGTCGCTCGGTGGCGGGAATTCGGACTATTTCCGTGACAGCGTGGCGATGGGAGCTTTCTCAGCGATGGAGAAGGGAATCTTAATCTCGTGCTCTGCTGGAAACGCGGGCCCCAGTGCTTATAGCTTGTCGAACTCGGCTCCATGGATCACAACCGTGGGAGCAGGCACACTGGATCGAGATTTCCCCGCTTTCGTCAGCCTCGGTAACGGCAAAAACTTCTCCGGTGTTTCGCTTTACCGCGGCAACTCCAACTCAATGCCAAGCGCCTTGACGCCGTTTATTTATGCCGGTAACGCGAGCAACGCCACTTCCGGGAATCTATGCATGATGGGGACTTTGAGTCCCGAACAAGTGAAGGGAAAGATAGTGATGTGCGACCGCGGAGTCAACGCTAGAGTCCAAAAAGGGGCCGTGGTCAAAGCTGCGGGAGGATTGGGCATGATTTTGGCTAACACCGCCGCGAACGGCGAAGAACTGGTGGCCGACGCTCATTTGTTACCGGCCACGTCTGTGGGTCAGAGAAACAGCGACGTCATCAAGAGCTATTTATTCTCGGATCCGAACCCGACCGCCACGATTTTATTCGAGGGGACAAAAGTCGGAGTCCAGCCATCTCCAGTAGTCGCGGCATTTAGTTCTCGGGGCCCAAATTCGATCACAGCGGACATACTGAAACCCGATATAGTTGCTCCAGGTGTCAACATCCTAGCGGGGTGGTCAGGTGCGGCGGGACCCACGGGTCTTGCGATCGATGCGAGACGCGTGGCGTTCAATATTATCTCCGGGACGTCAATGTCTTGCCCGCACGTGAGTGGGCTGGCGGCGCTGCTGAAGGGGGCGCATCCGGAGTGGAGCCCGGCGGCGATTCGATCGGCGCTCATGACCACGGCGTATACGGCGTACAAGAACGGGCAGAAGTTGCAGGATGTGGCTACCGGGAAGCCATCCACGCCGTTCGATCACGGTGCAGGACACGTGGATCCTATATCGGCCCTCAACCCGGGACTTGTCTATGATATAACGGTGGACGATTATCTGAACTTTCTGTGTGCGTTGAATTACTCGGCGTCTGAGATCAGCAGCCTGGCGAAAAGATCGTACACTTGCGACGAGAAAAGGAGGTACAGCGTGAGGAACCTTAACTACCCGTCGTTCGCGGTGAACTTCGAGGACAGAACGACGTCGACGAATGTAGCTAAGTACACGAGGACGGTGACTAATGTGGGGCCGGCGGGAACGTACAAGGCAACAGTGACGTCGGACAACCCGTCGGTGAAGATAACGGTGGAGCCCGACACGCTGAGTTTTGGTCAGGTGAACGAGAAGAAAGCCTATACGGTGACGTTTAGTGCTTCCGGTTCGGCGCCGTTGAATGCGAACAGTTTTGGGAGGCTGGAGTGGTCGGACGGGAAGCATGTTGTGGGAAGCCCAATAGGAATGAGCTGGAATTAG
- the LOC137728869 gene encoding probable membrane-associated kinase regulator 1 produces MAAVPNIAADDEQERVLLDEDFTSDADELEEEQEEDEEEEVSLCDLPVNLIKQDQTQFSNLNLKSESSHVAIEKQDQEFDFCSSMRGGLNNLLADTKMCAADEVFFQGQILPLRLSISSDTHSNRPTSQCPLSGVGLRSSSCRSRSSHNSSFSSSTSSTTTTTTTGIASKPRATRPRNQFYTEPSPKLQNKIPNSRLEKAGSRHHKSSMWDFFRLGLVRTPDMELQDFNKVLRSNCSTSTRANNNARNSVSRNSSVSSTSSTSFISSYNNAASAISGLKSENLKQKKQSFFSSVHGCKCSIETVASDNVIFKSRSSSGRSSSASHINEDGGVRAAAAASMHAASEEKVATELKMMTRKNNKKQQQSCKQKEKQALSHHRTYEWLKQQSHANSPFPVHV; encoded by the coding sequence ATGGCAGCAGTTCCAAACATTGCTGCTGATGATGAACAAGAAAGAGTACTTCTTGACGAAGATTTTACCTCCGACGCTGACGAATtggaggaagaacaagaagaagatgaagaggaagaagtGTCACTCTGTGATCTTCCAGTGAATTTGATCAAACAGGATCAAACACAATTTTCCAATCTCAATCTCAAATCTGAGTCTTCCCATGTCGCCATTGAAAAGCAAGATCAAGAATTTGATTTCTGTTCGTCGATGCGTGGCGGGTTGAATAATTTGTTGGCAGACACAAAAATGTGTGCTGCAGATGAAGTGTTCTTCCAAGGCCAAATTCTACCTCTCCGCCTCTCCATCAGCTCAGATACCCACTCCAACAGACCAACCAGTCAGTGTCCGTTGAGCGGTGTCGGGCTCAGAAGCAGCAGTTGCAGAAGCAGAAGTAGTCACAACTCATCATTCAGCAGCAGCACcagctccaccaccaccaccaccacaacagGCATTGCTTCAAAGCCAAGAGCAACAAGACCAAGAAACCAATTCTACACAGaaccaagtccaaaactgcaaAACAAAATTCCGAATTCTCGATTAGAAAAGGCGGGCAGCCGGCATCATAAGTCCTCGATGTGGGATTTTTTCCGGTTGGGATTGGTGCGCACTCCCGACATGGAATTGCAGGATTTTAACAAGGTACTTCGTAGCAATTGTAGTACTAGTACTCGCGCGAATAACAACGCGAGAAATTCCGTCAGTCGAAATAGCAGCGTTAGTAGCACCAGCAGTACAAGTTTCATATCCAGTTACAACAATGCTGCTAGTGCTATTAGTGGTTTGAAGTCGGAGAATTTGAAACAGAAGAAGCAGAGCTTTTTTAGCAGTGTTCATGGCTGCAAGTGCTCGATCGAAACGGTGGCGTCTGATAACGTGATTTTCAAGAGCCGATCGAGCAGCGGTAGGAGTAGTAGTGCAAGTCACATCAATGAAGATGGTGGTGTAAGAGCGGCAGCAGCTGCTTCGATGCATGCCGCGTCGGAAGAAAAAGTAGCGACAGAGTTGAAGATGATGACGAGGAAGAATAACAAGAAGCAGCAGCAAAGttgtaagcaaaaggaaaagcaGGCCCTTTCACATCACAGAACGTATGAATGGCTAAAGCAGCAGTCGCATGCAAACTCTCCTTTTCCTGTGCATGTTTAA